The following coding sequences are from one Kallotenue papyrolyticum window:
- the pckA gene encoding phosphoenolpyruvate carboxykinase (ATP) has translation MSTETQQSLEALGLVGLRQIYWNLSTPRLVEEAIRRGEGVLASNGGLVAYTGPRTGRSPKDRFIVRNAASADRVDWGAINQPIEPAVYAALRERALRYLAGRDVFVLDARAGADPQSTLPLRVVSEYAWHNLFARQLFIRLSAEELATHVPEWTVLAIPGFKTDPARDGVRSDAAIIIDFQRREVLICGTEYAGESKKSIFSVLNFILPQRGILPMHCSANQGADGDVALFFGLSGTGKTSLSSDPQRRLIGDDEHGWNDNGVFNFEGGCYAKCIHLSPEKEPQIYNAIRFGAVIENVVIDPETRQPDYDDDSITENTRVAYPLEHIENAVPAKRGGHAGVLFFLTADAFGVLPPIARLTPEQAMYHFMSGYTAKLAGTEVGVTDPQATFEACFGAPFLPLSPVVYARMLRDKLTAHNARVYLLNTGWSGGPFGVGRRINIAYTRAMIHAALRGELERAPTYVDPLFGLQVPTAIAGVPPTLLRPRETWSDQDAYERMARMLAERFIENFARKFGAVAPELAQYGPRLSRPDA, from the coding sequence GTGTCAACGGAGACTCAGCAATCACTGGAAGCGCTTGGTCTCGTCGGGCTGAGACAGATCTACTGGAATCTGTCAACGCCGCGCCTGGTGGAGGAGGCGATCCGACGTGGCGAGGGCGTGCTGGCCAGCAACGGTGGCCTGGTGGCCTATACCGGCCCGCGCACAGGGCGCTCGCCCAAAGATCGCTTCATTGTGCGCAACGCGGCCAGCGCCGACCGCGTAGACTGGGGTGCCATCAATCAGCCGATCGAGCCGGCGGTGTATGCGGCCCTGCGCGAGCGGGCGCTGCGCTACCTGGCCGGCCGCGATGTGTTTGTGCTGGATGCGCGCGCCGGCGCCGACCCGCAGAGCACGTTGCCGCTGCGCGTGGTGAGCGAATACGCCTGGCACAACCTGTTTGCGCGCCAGTTGTTTATCCGCCTCAGCGCCGAAGAGCTGGCGACGCATGTGCCGGAGTGGACGGTGCTGGCGATCCCCGGCTTCAAAACCGATCCCGCGCGTGATGGCGTGCGCTCCGACGCCGCGATCATCATTGATTTCCAGCGCCGCGAAGTGCTGATCTGCGGGACGGAATACGCCGGTGAGAGCAAAAAATCGATCTTCTCGGTGCTTAACTTTATTCTGCCGCAGCGGGGCATCCTGCCGATGCACTGTTCGGCCAACCAGGGCGCCGACGGCGATGTGGCGCTCTTCTTCGGCCTGAGCGGCACGGGCAAGACCTCGCTCTCCTCCGATCCGCAGCGCCGCCTGATCGGCGACGATGAACACGGCTGGAACGACAACGGCGTCTTCAACTTCGAAGGCGGCTGTTACGCCAAGTGCATCCATCTCTCGCCGGAGAAGGAGCCGCAGATCTACAACGCCATCCGCTTCGGCGCGGTGATCGAGAATGTGGTCATCGATCCCGAAACGCGCCAGCCCGACTACGACGACGACAGCATTACCGAAAACACGCGCGTGGCCTATCCGCTGGAGCATATCGAGAACGCCGTGCCCGCCAAGCGCGGCGGCCATGCCGGCGTGCTGTTCTTTCTGACCGCCGATGCCTTTGGCGTGCTGCCGCCGATCGCGCGCCTCACGCCCGAACAGGCGATGTATCACTTCATGAGCGGCTATACCGCCAAGCTGGCCGGCACCGAAGTAGGTGTGACCGATCCCCAGGCAACCTTCGAGGCCTGCTTCGGCGCGCCGTTCCTGCCGCTGTCGCCGGTGGTCTATGCGCGTATGCTGCGCGATAAACTCACCGCGCACAACGCGCGCGTCTATCTGCTCAACACCGGCTGGAGCGGTGGACCGTTCGGCGTAGGCCGGCGCATCAACATCGCCTACACGCGCGCGATGATCCATGCCGCACTGCGCGGCGAGCTGGAGCGCGCGCCAACCTACGTTGATCCGCTGTTTGGGCTGCAGGTGCCGACCGCGATTGCGGGTGTGCCACCGACGCTGCTGCGTCCGCGCGAAACCTGGAGCGATCAGGACGCCTACGAGCGCATGGCGCGCATGCTGGCCGAGCGCTTCATCGAGAACTTCGCGCGCAAGTTCGGCGCAGTGGCCCCGGAGCTGGCGCAGTATGGCCCGCGCCTGAGCCGGCCCGACGCCTGA
- a CDS encoding Zn-ribbon domain-containing OB-fold protein — protein MQIPRYWRLNGPRYRLEATRDPRTGALRFPPPAHDAGERVALSGLGVVESFAQVGVAAAGFQDGALMALIRLEEGPLITAELTDVAPEQLRIGMPVEMVTRVWRDLGPDGLLVYGYKFRPRLEACSD, from the coding sequence ATGCAGATCCCACGCTACTGGCGCCTCAACGGGCCACGCTATCGGCTTGAGGCGACGCGCGATCCACGGACCGGCGCGCTGCGCTTTCCGCCACCGGCGCATGACGCGGGCGAGCGCGTGGCGCTCAGCGGCCTGGGCGTGGTTGAATCCTTTGCCCAGGTTGGCGTCGCCGCGGCAGGGTTTCAAGATGGCGCACTGATGGCGCTGATCCGGCTGGAGGAAGGTCCGCTGATCACCGCCGAGCTGACCGATGTGGCGCCGGAGCAGCTCCGCATCGGCATGCCGGTCGAAATGGTCACGCGCGTGTGGCGCGACCTAGGGCCGGACGGGCTGCTGGTCTATGGCTACAAGTTCCGTCCGCGGCTGGAGGCGTGTTCCGATTGA
- a CDS encoding hydroxymethylglutaryl-CoA synthase has translation MPSPVQPTGIIGYGAYVPRYRIAAAEIARVWNGGAALPITEKAVPGPDEDTITMAIEAGRNALRRAAIPATALATVWVGSESHPYAVKPSGTIVAAALGCGPQVSAADWEFACKAGTEALTAAMGMVGAGMARYALAIGADTAQGRPGDALEYTAAAGAAALIVGPAQEALATLDATCSYVSDTPDFFRRAERPYPVHGNRFTGTPAYFAHIEQAARRLLRELDAQPGDFHYAVFHQPNTKFPQTVARRLGFAPQQIAPGLLAPRIGNSYSAAALLGLCATLDVAAPGERILLVSYGSGAGADAYALTVTEQIGERRARAPHTEAYLNRRVVVDYATYARWRGKLRLG, from the coding sequence ATGCCTTCACCTGTTCAGCCTACCGGCATCATCGGCTATGGCGCGTATGTGCCGCGCTACCGCATCGCCGCCGCGGAGATCGCGCGCGTCTGGAACGGCGGCGCGGCGCTGCCGATCACCGAGAAAGCGGTGCCCGGTCCCGACGAGGATACGATCACCATGGCGATCGAGGCTGGGCGCAACGCGCTGCGGCGCGCAGCGATCCCCGCCACCGCCTTGGCGACGGTGTGGGTCGGCTCGGAGTCGCATCCCTACGCTGTCAAGCCGTCAGGCACGATCGTCGCCGCGGCGCTGGGGTGTGGTCCGCAGGTCAGCGCTGCCGACTGGGAGTTTGCCTGCAAAGCCGGCACCGAAGCGCTGACGGCGGCGATGGGCATGGTTGGCGCCGGCATGGCGCGCTATGCCCTGGCGATCGGCGCAGATACCGCTCAGGGGCGGCCTGGCGACGCGCTGGAGTACACCGCGGCTGCCGGCGCGGCAGCGCTGATCGTCGGGCCGGCCCAGGAAGCGCTCGCCACGCTGGACGCCACTTGTTCCTACGTCAGCGATACGCCTGACTTCTTCCGCCGTGCCGAGCGCCCCTATCCGGTGCACGGCAACCGCTTCACCGGCACGCCGGCGTACTTCGCCCATATCGAGCAGGCAGCGCGGCGCCTGTTGCGCGAGCTGGACGCGCAGCCCGGCGACTTCCACTACGCGGTGTTTCACCAGCCCAACACCAAGTTTCCGCAGACGGTTGCGCGGCGGTTGGGCTTCGCGCCGCAGCAGATCGCGCCGGGGTTGCTGGCACCACGCATCGGCAACAGCTATTCGGCGGCAGCCTTGCTGGGCCTGTGCGCCACCCTGGATGTCGCCGCGCCGGGCGAGCGCATCCTGCTGGTGTCGTACGGCTCCGGCGCGGGCGCGGATGCCTACGCGCTGACGGTTACCGAACAGATCGGCGAACGGCGCGCGCGCGCCCCACACACGGAAGCGTACCTGAACCGGCGCGTCGTAGTGGATTATGCAACCTATGCCCGCTGGCGCGGCAAGCTGCGGCTGGGCTAG
- a CDS encoding DUF3037 domain-containing protein has product MSAPASYDYAIIRVVPRVERGEFLNVGAILFCRTRRFLQARIELDEPRLRAFAPWLDLDEVRRHLAIFPLICRGGRAAGPIGQLPLAERFHWLVAPRSTVVQVGPVHCGRCSDPAAALEHLIASMVRAPRPDAADAPSHAGCQTAER; this is encoded by the coding sequence ATGTCCGCGCCAGCCTCCTATGACTACGCGATCATCCGCGTCGTACCGCGCGTGGAGCGTGGTGAGTTTCTGAACGTGGGCGCGATCCTGTTTTGCCGCACACGCCGCTTCCTCCAGGCGCGCATCGAGCTGGATGAGCCGCGGCTGCGGGCGTTCGCACCCTGGCTGGATCTGGACGAGGTACGCCGGCATCTGGCGATCTTTCCGCTGATCTGTCGCGGTGGTCGCGCCGCCGGCCCGATCGGTCAGTTGCCGCTGGCGGAGCGCTTCCACTGGCTGGTCGCGCCGCGCAGCACGGTCGTGCAGGTCGGCCCGGTGCACTGTGGCCGCTGCAGCGATCCCGCCGCGGCGCTGGAGCATCTGATCGCCAGCATGGTACGAGCGCCCAGGCCCGACGCCGCAGACGCGCCAAGCCACGCCGGCTGTCAGACGGCCGAGCGCTAG
- the secG gene encoding preprotein translocase subunit SecG: MQTFINLAQILLAVTLIVLVLLQAKGNSASAFFNREAATTYRTRRGIERTILQATIVIAVLFCLLSLINNILPRFI, from the coding sequence ATGCAAACCTTTATCAATCTTGCTCAGATTTTGCTCGCGGTCACGTTGATCGTGCTGGTGTTGTTGCAGGCCAAGGGCAACTCGGCTAGCGCCTTCTTCAACCGTGAAGCGGCGACCACCTACCGCACGCGGCGCGGCATCGAGCGCACCATTCTGCAGGCCACGATCGTGATCGCGGTGCTGTTCTGTCTGCTGTCGCTGATCAACAACATTTTGCCGCGCTTCATCTAG
- a CDS encoding M14 family metallopeptidase has translation MPDLRFDTYYRYDDLTRILHAFAEEYPQLVRIESIGRSHEGRDIWLLTVTNFASGAPADKPALWVDGNIHASEVSPSSACLYLLQTLVTGYGARAEVTRCLDTRVFYICPRINPDGAEWALADHPKIIRSSTRPYPYDEEPIEGLIPEDIDGDGRLLMMRIPDPNGGWKVSEQDPRLLVRRDPTETGGQYYRVIPEGRLENYDGVTIRPAPRKEGLDLNRNFPANWRLEGEQKGAGPFPASEPEVRAVVNFIAGHPNITGGVSFHTYSGVLLRPFSGQSDEAFPPEDLWTYQKIGQRGTELTGYPNVSVFHDFRYHPKEVITGAFDDWMYEHRGLFSWTVEIWSPQREAGIQEYKFIDWYREHPLEDDLKLLRWSDEQLGGKGYVAWYPFEHPQLGRVELGGWDHLFAWRNPPTQFLEREVARFPEWLLWHLLISPKLEIYDASVTPLSDETFLVRLVVHNTGWLPSYITKRALEKKLVRGVIAEIELPAAATLVSGKPREELGQLEGRAYQPSAIAGWGAGDTTADRTKVEWVVRAPQGGRVRLTARHERAGRAQTELELQPRS, from the coding sequence ATGCCTGATCTCCGCTTCGACACCTACTACCGCTACGACGATCTGACGCGCATCCTGCACGCCTTTGCCGAGGAGTATCCGCAGTTGGTGCGCATCGAGAGCATCGGCCGGAGCCACGAAGGCCGCGACATCTGGCTGCTGACCGTCACCAACTTCGCCAGCGGCGCTCCCGCCGACAAACCGGCGCTGTGGGTGGACGGCAACATCCACGCCAGCGAGGTCTCGCCCTCGAGCGCCTGCCTCTACCTACTCCAGACGCTGGTCACGGGCTACGGCGCGCGCGCGGAGGTCACGCGCTGTCTCGACACGCGCGTCTTCTACATCTGCCCGCGCATCAACCCCGACGGAGCGGAGTGGGCCCTGGCCGATCACCCCAAGATCATTCGCTCCAGCACGCGGCCCTACCCCTACGACGAGGAGCCGATCGAAGGGCTCATTCCGGAAGATATCGACGGCGATGGCCGCCTGCTGATGATGCGCATTCCCGATCCCAACGGCGGCTGGAAGGTCAGCGAGCAGGACCCGCGCCTGTTGGTGCGGCGCGACCCAACCGAGACCGGCGGCCAGTACTACCGCGTCATTCCCGAAGGCCGCCTCGAAAACTACGACGGCGTGACGATCCGACCCGCGCCACGTAAGGAAGGGCTGGATCTCAACCGCAACTTTCCGGCCAACTGGCGCCTGGAAGGCGAGCAGAAGGGCGCCGGTCCCTTTCCCGCCTCGGAGCCCGAGGTGCGCGCGGTGGTCAACTTTATCGCCGGCCATCCCAACATCACCGGTGGCGTGAGCTTCCACACCTACAGCGGCGTGCTGTTGCGGCCCTTCAGCGGCCAGAGCGACGAGGCCTTCCCGCCCGAAGACCTGTGGACCTACCAGAAGATCGGCCAGCGCGGCACCGAGCTTACGGGCTACCCCAACGTGTCGGTCTTTCACGACTTCCGCTATCATCCCAAGGAAGTGATCACCGGCGCCTTCGACGACTGGATGTACGAGCATCGTGGCCTGTTCTCCTGGACGGTCGAGATCTGGAGCCCGCAGCGTGAGGCCGGCATCCAGGAGTATAAGTTTATCGACTGGTATCGCGAGCACCCGCTGGAGGACGATCTCAAGCTCTTGCGCTGGAGCGACGAACAGCTCGGCGGCAAGGGCTACGTGGCCTGGTATCCCTTCGAGCATCCTCAGCTTGGCCGCGTCGAGCTCGGCGGTTGGGATCACCTCTTTGCCTGGCGCAACCCGCCGACGCAGTTTCTGGAGCGCGAAGTGGCGCGCTTCCCAGAGTGGCTGCTCTGGCATCTGTTGATCTCGCCCAAGCTGGAGATCTACGACGCCTCGGTCACGCCGCTGAGCGATGAAACCTTTCTGGTGCGCCTGGTGGTGCACAACACCGGCTGGCTGCCCAGCTACATCACCAAGCGGGCGCTGGAAAAGAAGCTTGTGCGCGGGGTGATCGCCGAGATCGAGCTGCCCGCCGCGGCGACGCTGGTCAGCGGCAAGCCGCGCGAGGAGCTGGGCCAGCTCGAAGGACGCGCCTACCAGCCCTCGGCGATCGCCGGTTGGGGCGCCGGCGACACCACCGCCGACCGCACCAAGGTTGAATGGGTCGTACGCGCGCCGCAGGGTGGCCGGGTGCGCCTCACCGCTCGCCATGAGCGCGCCGGCCGCGCGCAGACCGAGCTGGAGCTACAACCCCGTTCCTGA
- a CDS encoding HipA family kinase, translated as MSIAEPCAIRTVTATRYVQPLREGGSLPAIVEADDDGLYVLKFRGAGQGPKALIAELVTGTIARVLGLRVPEIVFVELDPVLGRSEPDEEIQALITASAGLNLGLDYLPGAIGYDPLVAPPDARLASAIVWLDAYTTNVDRTARNTNLLLWHKQIWLIDHGASLYFHHTWRDYLERSRSPMPQIREHVLLPYADALAEVDRELSARLTPERLAAIVARIPAEWLGHEPTIGGPEQQRAAYLRYLVERLQAPRAFVTEAINVRASLL; from the coding sequence ATGAGCATAGCTGAACCCTGCGCGATACGCACCGTCACGGCCACGCGCTATGTCCAACCCTTGCGCGAGGGCGGATCGCTACCGGCCATCGTTGAAGCCGACGACGATGGTCTCTACGTTCTGAAGTTTCGTGGCGCCGGCCAGGGGCCCAAAGCGCTGATCGCCGAGCTGGTCACGGGAACGATTGCCCGCGTCCTGGGACTGCGCGTGCCGGAGATCGTGTTTGTCGAACTCGATCCGGTGCTAGGCCGCTCCGAGCCGGACGAGGAGATCCAAGCGCTGATCACCGCCAGCGCCGGTTTGAACCTGGGACTGGACTACCTGCCGGGCGCGATCGGCTACGACCCGCTGGTCGCACCGCCCGATGCCCGCCTGGCGTCGGCGATTGTCTGGCTGGATGCCTATACCACCAACGTGGATCGCACCGCGCGCAACACCAACCTGCTGCTCTGGCACAAGCAGATTTGGCTGATCGATCACGGCGCGTCGCTCTACTTCCACCACACCTGGCGCGACTACCTCGAGCGCAGTCGCAGCCCGATGCCCCAGATCCGCGAGCATGTGCTGCTGCCCTACGCCGACGCGCTGGCCGAGGTAGATCGCGAGCTGAGCGCGCGGCTGACGCCGGAGCGCCTTGCCGCGATCGTGGCGCGCATTCCGGCGGAGTGGCTGGGCCACGAACCAACCATCGGCGGGCCGGAACAGCAACGCGCGGCGTATCTGCGCTACCTGGTGGAGCGCTTGCAGGCGCCGCGCGCCTTTGTCACGGAGGCGATCAATGTCCGCGCCAGCCTCCTATGA
- a CDS encoding peptide ABC transporter substrate-binding protein, translating into MVTRIRWQILIAVVTSLVVVGMLSAVALSNAAASQVLTGDVYVEGVVGTPRQLNPLLHDAFSPPVERDLAALIFAGLTRIDDQGRAQPDLAARWTVSDDGRVYVFTLRTDRTWHDGRPVTAADVVATVRGVQNGQFPGDPALAAFWRNVLVEALDARTIRFELAAPFAGFPAAARLPLVPAHLYGDLPPERWPAAPWSLRPVGAGAYRLLALDDTQAVLAPHAAAAARFDYLVLRFYPTMDAAAHGLLQGEVQSVATVAVAGRRAPAPPPQTTRLTLPLGEYTLLAFNLQHPPLDDVRFRRALALGINRDVLIANVLAGQGRPLDTPILPGTWAADPTAQLPAFRRSEAQQWLGQIGYADSNGDGWLDLDGERLTLPLLIGDTPEYVALAQELARQFRAIGIALEINRVPLDELPNELAAHNFTLALHRWSNVGDDPDVYALWHSSRAEGGTNYPGLRDARSDELLAEARTTTDATRRRELYRQFQQRWVELIPSLPLYQSLLAYDLDRSPVPVDAAPRIIVTRADRLRLIALVP; encoded by the coding sequence ATGGTTACACGCATCCGCTGGCAAATCCTGATCGCGGTGGTCACCAGCCTGGTGGTTGTGGGTATGCTCAGCGCGGTAGCGCTCTCCAACGCCGCCGCGTCGCAGGTGCTCACCGGCGATGTGTATGTTGAGGGCGTGGTCGGCACGCCGCGCCAGCTCAATCCCCTGCTGCACGATGCGTTCTCGCCGCCGGTTGAGCGCGATCTAGCCGCGCTGATCTTCGCGGGCCTGACACGCATCGACGATCAAGGCCGCGCGCAACCCGATCTGGCTGCGCGCTGGACCGTCAGCGACGACGGGCGGGTGTATGTCTTCACCCTGCGCACGGATCGCACCTGGCACGACGGCCGGCCCGTGACCGCCGCCGATGTGGTGGCGACCGTGCGCGGCGTGCAGAACGGACAGTTTCCCGGCGATCCGGCCTTGGCTGCCTTCTGGCGCAACGTGCTGGTCGAGGCGCTCGACGCGCGCACGATCCGCTTCGAGTTGGCCGCACCCTTCGCCGGCTTTCCCGCTGCGGCGCGGCTGCCGCTGGTGCCGGCCCACCTCTACGGCGATCTGCCGCCTGAGCGCTGGCCGGCAGCGCCCTGGAGCCTGCGGCCCGTCGGCGCGGGAGCGTACCGCCTGCTGGCGCTCGACGATACCCAGGCGGTGCTGGCGCCGCACGCTGCCGCCGCGGCGCGCTTCGACTACCTGGTGCTGCGCTTCTATCCTACCATGGACGCTGCCGCGCATGGACTGTTGCAGGGCGAAGTGCAGAGCGTGGCGACGGTGGCCGTGGCCGGTCGGCGCGCGCCGGCGCCACCGCCACAGACAACGCGCCTGACGCTGCCATTGGGCGAGTACACCCTGCTGGCCTTCAATCTGCAACATCCGCCGCTGGACGACGTGCGCTTTCGGCGCGCGCTGGCGCTGGGCATCAACCGCGACGTGCTGATCGCCAACGTGCTGGCCGGCCAAGGTCGTCCGCTGGACACGCCGATCCTGCCCGGCACCTGGGCCGCCGATCCTACGGCGCAGTTGCCCGCCTTCCGGCGCAGCGAGGCGCAGCAGTGGCTGGGGCAGATCGGCTATGCCGACAGCAACGGCGATGGCTGGCTCGACCTGGACGGCGAACGCCTCACCCTGCCGCTGTTGATCGGCGACACCCCCGAGTATGTCGCGCTGGCCCAGGAGCTGGCGCGCCAGTTCCGCGCGATCGGCATTGCGCTCGAGATCAACCGCGTGCCGCTCGACGAGCTACCCAACGAACTGGCGGCGCACAACTTCACGCTGGCCCTGCACCGCTGGAGCAACGTGGGCGACGATCCGGATGTCTATGCCTTGTGGCACTCGTCGCGCGCCGAGGGCGGCACCAACTACCCCGGGCTGCGCGACGCGCGCAGCGACGAGCTACTGGCCGAGGCGCGGACCACCACCGACGCGACGCGCCGGCGCGAGCTCTACCGGCAGTTCCAGCAGCGCTGGGTGGAGCTGATCCCCAGCCTGCCGCTGTACCAGAGCCTGCTAGCCTACGATCTGGATCGCTCGCCGGTGCCGGTAGATGCGGCGCCCAGAATCATCGTTACGCGCGCCGACCGCCTGCGCCTGATCGCGCTCGTGCCCTAG
- a CDS encoding thiolase C-terminal domain-containing protein, with protein MRDTYIVGIGQTPVGEHWEAGLLTLATRALAAARAEADLPITALFVANAFGGELAGQSLLGAAIADAAGLGPIEALRVEAGGASGGVALRQAWLAVASGACEVAAVVGVEKVTDLLDAEVEAALAQTLDAEYEAALGLTQSAGWALLQRRYMHVYGYDEAAFTAFAVNAHANAATNPQAQYRMAISAEQVLASPPVAAPIRLLDSATPADGAAALILASAAIARELPGPRVRLAGSAVAVGPHALHARADLLWLEAVARSTEQALRLAGVAREAIDVAELSDQHAIVATLALESAGLAARGTAPALAADGLIRRDGALPLATFGGCKARGDAVGALGVYQVVELTQQLRGTAGANQVADARVALAQCLGGLGATAATQVLIREE; from the coding sequence ATGCGCGATACCTACATTGTTGGCATCGGGCAGACGCCCGTAGGCGAGCACTGGGAAGCCGGGCTGCTGACGCTGGCGACGCGCGCCCTGGCGGCGGCACGCGCCGAGGCCGATCTGCCGATCACGGCGCTGTTTGTCGCCAATGCGTTCGGTGGTGAGCTGGCCGGACAATCGCTGCTGGGCGCGGCCATCGCCGACGCTGCCGGCCTGGGCCCGATCGAGGCGCTGCGCGTCGAGGCGGGCGGCGCGTCTGGCGGCGTGGCCTTGCGCCAGGCCTGGCTGGCGGTGGCCAGTGGCGCATGCGAGGTGGCGGCGGTCGTCGGTGTCGAAAAGGTGACCGATCTGCTGGATGCCGAAGTAGAGGCGGCGCTGGCGCAGACCCTGGATGCCGAGTACGAAGCGGCGCTGGGGCTGACGCAGAGCGCCGGCTGGGCGCTGTTGCAGCGCCGCTACATGCACGTGTACGGCTACGACGAAGCCGCGTTTACCGCCTTCGCGGTCAATGCGCACGCCAACGCAGCGACCAATCCGCAGGCGCAGTATCGTATGGCGATTAGCGCGGAACAGGTGCTGGCCTCGCCGCCGGTGGCTGCGCCGATCCGGCTGCTGGACAGCGCTACGCCCGCCGACGGCGCGGCTGCGCTGATCCTGGCCAGCGCGGCGATTGCACGCGAGTTGCCCGGTCCGCGCGTGCGTCTGGCCGGCTCGGCCGTGGCGGTTGGACCGCATGCGCTTCACGCCCGCGCCGATCTGCTCTGGCTCGAGGCGGTAGCGCGCTCCACGGAGCAGGCGCTGCGTCTGGCCGGCGTTGCGCGCGAGGCGATCGATGTGGCCGAACTCTCGGATCAGCACGCCATTGTGGCGACGCTGGCCTTGGAGTCGGCAGGGCTGGCGGCGCGCGGCACGGCGCCAGCGTTGGCTGCCGACGGCCTGATCCGTCGTGATGGCGCGCTGCCGCTGGCCACCTTTGGCGGCTGCAAGGCGCGTGGCGATGCCGTTGGCGCATTGGGCGTGTATCAAGTGGTGGAGCTGACGCAGCAGTTGCGCGGCACCGCCGGCGCGAACCAGGTGGCCGATGCGCGCGTGGCGCTGGCCCAGTGTTTGGGCGGGCTGGGCGCGACGGCGGCTACCCAGGTGCTGATTCGGGAGGAGTGA
- a CDS encoding disulfide oxidoreductase, producing MEARAINPEPSAQLDAGAAERLASGLARVARHVALLAACLAVGGSLFFSEVMNWPPCELCWYQRILMYPLAVILAVGILRRDARLHWYVLPLSLPGMGLSLYHYLLIKTDWFPPPDCLLGIPCDIDYIDWLGFINIPFMALTAFVIISVMMITWALQGGSARQPTGRWDADRLAVPLMVAGVALAFVLGSRLVA from the coding sequence ATGGAAGCGAGGGCCATCAACCCCGAGCCATCGGCGCAGCTCGACGCCGGCGCGGCGGAGCGACTGGCAAGCGGCCTGGCGCGTGTAGCGCGGCATGTGGCGCTGCTGGCGGCCTGTCTGGCGGTCGGCGGGAGCCTGTTTTTCAGCGAAGTGATGAACTGGCCGCCGTGTGAGCTATGCTGGTACCAGCGCATTCTGATGTATCCGCTGGCGGTGATCCTGGCGGTCGGTATTCTGCGCCGCGATGCCAGGCTGCACTGGTATGTCCTGCCGCTGTCGCTGCCGGGCATGGGCCTGTCGCTGTACCACTACCTCCTGATCAAGACCGACTGGTTTCCGCCGCCGGACTGCCTGCTGGGCATTCCCTGCGATATCGATTACATCGACTGGCTGGGCTTCATCAACATTCCCTTCATGGCGCTGACCGCGTTTGTGATCATCTCGGTGATGATGATCACCTGGGCGCTGCAGGGCGGCAGCGCCCGCCAGCCGACCGGGCGCTGGGATGCCGATCGGCTGGCCGTGCCGCTGATGGTGGCGGGTGTCGCGCTGGCGTTCGTGCTTGGCAGCCGCCTGGTGGCGTGA